CCTTTGAGCTTGGCTTCTATGTTTGTGGCAATTGCTCTCAATTCTTCTGCGACTCGCATTGTCTCCGAACCTACTGCCCCGAAGCTGGATGGATCAGACTCACTCACTTGCTCCCGCGCAACTACTGGCACCGCCTGAGCAGCTTGCTCAAGGAGTTCCGTGATCGTCGAGCTGCCCATGGGTTCCCGTGGGAAGGTGTAGCGATGAATGAGTTGTTCAAGTTTCAACACATCTCCCTGTATCTGCTGTCGTTTTGCACGAAATTCACGAGCCAAATCTCGGCAGCTGCCAAGATACCGATCTGGATAGAACACAGAATGAATGCCCACACCCACGGGGTTTGGTTTTTGAAGAGCATCGAGTCTAATGACTAGCACCTCTGCTAAGTGTTCAAGCCAGGCGTCGTCAAGCTCGTTCCCCGGTCTGTCAGACCATAAAGCCGAATCCAAAACGTCATAGAGCGTTTGGTCATTGTCCTGCTCAACCGGAGGATCAAAAGTGAAGAGCTCCCTGGTATCGTGCTGAGAAAACTCGTACCAAGGTTCTTTCTTGTATGCATGCGACGTGAATATGGTTGCAAGTGGATTTTCAGGATCTGCTTGAGTGGCTGCACCATGCCAAGCCTCCAAAAACCTGGTGACGATCTCCTCTGAATCCACCGATAAGGACGACATGCTATTGATCTTTGCTAAGCTGTCGCTGCTGCCAAAAGCACGTTTCGTGGTATCCATAAAGGCCATCAGCCGCTGGGTCTCATGAATTATGTCATCCCAGTCGCGATCCCCAGTCTTGCCATCATTCACCGTGACAATCTTTGGAAGATTGATCGTTTGCCCGTTCCACCACTGCGACTCATAGCCGTAGTCAAATAGCGGTTTATTCCGCAAGAGCAATGCTTCTCGGGCAAGGGGAATGCTGTGGAGAATTGTCAAAAGCCCTCCTAGATAAATGCCGTTAGGGTTCGGGCGGATGAAAGCAGGCTCGCCCTCTACTCTTTTGCGATCTTCCGGGTCTGGGCTAATCATGACTTCTTCGGAGGACGTGTTGAATAGGGTCATCGCCCAGGCACCTTCTTCGTAATGATCCCGGGTTGCTTTATTGAATTGCGGCTGTTTATGCAGCGTCACCCCGATTTCCTGCTGTCCTATCTCCGAATTCAAAGACATAGCAACTGCCTGCTGCAATTCCTTTTCCTCGCGTTCTGCCAGACTGAGACCTTGTCCGGAACCATCTGTGTGGTCAAATAACAGCAAATTAGCATACCTCTTACAGTTAAAACGTCAAGATTATGATACCTTTCGGAGCGATCGCGATAGAATCTTGATATCCCAAATTTGGTTCTTGGTCGCGTATGTCTGCTCGGGAAGGAGGGCGAGAGGGTGGTACTGTCGTTGGCATCGGTGGCGCATTGTCTTGTTGGGCAAAATCCCATGCTGGGGGCGGAGTATGTTAGTTCCCAAACCGAATTCACACAAGGAAGGTGATCGTACAAGCGTCGGTATTGTCATTCCAGTAACTAGTAATCGGCTTTGAAATGTTAGACCATAGCCAGGAGTTGTTGCGCATCGCCAAATTTACCTTCAGCTGAGAGCCTGTCGGATCTTCGAAGTACGCGTTGATCGCTTTCTGTGAATCGAGGTTGTTTCCCTGTACGCAAAAATTAGCTGTAATGTCATTTATCAGCCCAGTTTCAGTCACCCACCTTCAAAAAGGTTATGGCTTGCTCGCGTGTTGTGCTTGTGAAGCTGACAAAGTTGGTGATAGCTTCCTCGGTCGGTTCGGAGGCCATATTGTATGGTTCTGCACTAGAATTGGAAACCAATAGATCAATGTACAAGCATGGCAATGCAAAAAGCAGATAGAACAAAGGAAATGACGACTGAACGTAGTTGGGAAAGGCACAAGAGAAAGACAAAGTCGCGGAGCTTCCCCACCACATGACGCCAAGCGTCATTCCACTAATTACGTCTCTTTTGTACTTCTTGTGCTTCCCCTTGTCCTCCGGCCATGATTGTTCTCTTCTTTGAGCCTAAAATATACAAGCTTGGAAATTCTCAGAAACTTCTTTCAGTTCTAAGCCTATTCCGAGTTTAACAAGGTGCATCGGTCGGACCAGTTCATGTTTACAATGAACTTGTTTTGTGTTTATGGAGAACATTGTCTCCCTTTCATATGTTTGGATGGCCCGCTCACGGTCTTTACATCACAATACTATTTACGGTTGAAACAAAGCAGTGTAAGATAGTACTACAGCACTTGAATTGTCTGAGAGTTGAGGCGAGCGAGTATAAAGACCCTTCCCTCCCGCACCAGATCATCATTCATCACAACAGCCAGCATTTCACCTTCACTTTCACTTTAGAGACCTTCATCAAATATTCTATTATATAGCGATCAAAATGGCTCAGACACGCAACAAGGCAACCAAGAAGGCCAAAATGGTCAATGCCCCCAAACCCATCAACAAGAAGACTACCAACAGACGTACCACCAGCAAGGCTCCGACTCCTCCTGTCGATATTTACAAGCTCTTCCCACCCTGGGGCTCCGAGGAGGCGCTAAACCAGACTGCAAACCAGGAAGCTACTGATATCCTCCTAGCCGTGTATCATGACATTAACGCCTACTGCAACCTTGAGAGACTTGCGACAGAGAAAGTTTATGGTCCTGTAGAGACTTTCTCCAACCTTCTTGTCTTCACAGAAGGATTTGTGGAACGGGAAATCGGATACTACATGTCCTGCGTGGAATCCTTCAAGGCGGAACGTGGTGAGTTTCAACTGGTCACACCTAACAGCAGATTCTTCGAGTTTGTTACTGCGCTCGGATGGAAGATGTTTGCTATCTGTTCCCATGCCGAAGCATTCCGACGAGGTATCAAAGAAGCCGACGATAGAACCTGGGGGTACCTGGTCCAGAAGATTCAGGAAAATTTCTTGAGCATTGAACTTTTTGCGCACAGCCGCACTTTGAAGTGGCGTAATATTCTCTGGGTCCACCAGGGCTGCGCTATCCCAGGCCTGCCAGATATGAAAGCCGACATTGAGACACACATGGCCTGGAAAGTCGACCACCCCCACCACACCATCATCACACTCGACGGCAAACTGAAAGAGCCCACCTACAACGGCAAGTTACAAGAGCACATTAACGAGAGTATCTATGATCCCAAGAAGTGGAGTGGTCGGAAACAGGACCCGACGCTTCGCCAAATGCCCAATGGTAATTCGACCAATGTTGGATGCGAATGTGCTCTATGCGGCAGCCCCGCTTCTTGCGATTGCCGCTTGACATCTCGGGCAGGAGAACTGGTTGAGCTGAGAGAATACCCTAATACCGGTACTGGTGTTCGAGCGTTGACGAGATTTATGCGCGGTGATATTCTCGAAATCTTCATGGGTGAGCTTCTTCCCGATTCCGTAGAAGaggtatatcctctgacACAAAGCGATGATAAAATCAATGCGAATAAGGGTTCAGTCCGCAATTTATGTACAATTTGTCCCCACCAGTTTGGCAACTGGACCCGTTATGTCAGCCACTCGTGCCGGCCCTCGACGCAGTTCACGACTCGCACCATTGGAGACCGAGTTGTTTGCACACTTGAGGCCATTCGTGATATTCTACCATTTGAAGAGATCACTGTTGGCTATGGTGATAGGTACTGGAGTTCTGCAGACTATGCCTGCCTATGCGGGCACTGTGATGGGTCTGGGATTGAGTAGAAAAAGTCTAATCATCTGATGGGTTATATATTTTGTATTTTGGAGTTGAAAAATGATAAAGATAGCAAAGCTTTGAATTTACCATTTCCTTACTTTCTTTTGATAAATGTAGGAaacatgtacggagtagtgtcCACGAATACAAAGGTGATGGGGTGAATAACGTCGGGTAGTTCCTCGGGATCCCCGCACCAAACTGCGGGGAAAGCTATACTTTCCGCGGACCGGCTGCTATCACCTGTTATTCCAAGCTCATTTGGGTTGAAATCCTTACCTGTTACCTGTTGTAGTGCCCTGTTCGGGGCTGACACAGTCAATTGCAGCCCTCAGGCAGAGTCATGAGACGTTGGTCAAGTTAGCATTGGAATAAGAGCCATGAGCTACAGCGGGATTCTCACAGGCCTTGGCCTGAGAGGCCGTACATCCTTTCGGCAGTCTGTGTTTGGATGGAGGAGAGTCCTTCAGCAAGCACCCCTGGTCAAGAGAGGACTACTGACAGAGAGCTATGCACGTGGGCCATCAGGTGTGAGTATTTTCTGTTCAAGAACAGcactgaaaaaaaaaagtcaatTGATGGGTAGCAATATGTATCTGACCATAGTGCTTTCAATTTAGCCACCCTTGATTGAGTCCACAGTTGGGGACCATTTCGCCAAGATTGTTGCGGAATACGGAGACAGAACAGCGTGAGAATAGTCAAGATTGGTCAACTGAGATTCTAAGATGCTAACCATCCGTTATAGTGTGATCTCGAGACATCAGAAGGATCGAGCGACCTATGTCTCCCTAGACGCAAGGAGCAATGCTCTTGCTCGGGGGCTAGAATCAGTAGGCGTTGAGAAGGGAGAGCGGGTTGGAGTCATGCTTGGGAACTCGATGGAATACGCTGTGGTACGATGCGGGATTGTGAAAATACTCATGAGGGAAACAGCAAGGTTAATATTTGTGACCAGGCAACGTACGCGTTGTTTAAGCTTGGCGCCATTTTGGTAAGTTGGGCCGATCATTGTGGCAGGGGA
Above is a window of Penicillium digitatum chromosome 2, complete sequence DNA encoding:
- a CDS encoding UBA-like, coding for MASEPTEEAITNFVSFTSTTREQAITFLKGNNLDSQKAINAYFEDPTGSQLKPITSYWNDNTDASWDFAQQDNAPPMPTTVPPSRPPSRADIRDQEPNLGYQDSIAIAPKDGSGQGLSLAEREEKELQQAVAMSLNSEIGQQEIGVTLHKQPQFNKATRDHYEEGAWAMTLFNTSSEEVMISPDPEDRKRVEGEPAFIRPNPNGIYLGGLLTILHSIPLAREALLLRNKPLFDYGYESQWWNGQTINLPKIVTVNDGKTGDRDWDDIIHETQRLMAFMDTTKRAFGSSDSLAKINSMSSLSVDSEEIVTRFLEAWHGAATQADPENPLATIFTSHAYKKEPWYEFSQHDTRELFTFDPPVEQDNDQTLYDVLDSALWSDRPGNELDDAWLEHLAEVLVIRLDALQKPNPVGVGIHSVFYPDRYLGSCRDLAREFRAKRQQIQGDVLKLEQLIHRYTFPREPMGSSTITELLEQAAQAVPVVAREQVSESDPSSFGAVGSETMRVAEELRAIATNIEAKLKELELRKQSAMESLREISKTLTESPKSPSEPPGHKYTLRGVCTEPHVTYVLSNSRTISPAHLMDMDSDTENSNDYQWWRISFSVEDGKTRQAEKRKAQGNTTPTQDGEVVGYTTRKVQEIEVLQAAREEWSSVLLVYASENAVNAQIEPAPSQLQGFVNTDNDAFASEFENTPTIIFSDQEDSWAESNNAETQHKEQQPEMSEKAAQVNVFDYEVSRFDDDPNPSQEMQEKGGASLLGHRAATSSMAPTASQAVPGGNNGDDADIAHHLEHVD
- a CDS encoding AMP-binding enzyme, putative; protein product: MAQTRNKATKKAKMVNAPKPINKKTTNRRTTSKAPTPPVDIYKLFPPWGSEEALNQTANQEATDILLAVYHDINAYCNLERLATEKVYGPVETFSNLLVFTEGFVEREIGYYMSCVESFKAERGEFQLVTPNSRFFEFVTALGWKMFAICSHAEAFRRGIKEADDRTWGYLVQKIQENFLSIELFAHSRTLKWRNILWVHQGCAIPGLPDMKADIETHMAWKVDHPHHTIITLDGKLKEPTYNGKLQEHINESIYDPKKWSGRKQDPTLRQMPNGNSTNVGCECALCGSPASCDCRLTSRAGELVELREYPNTGTGVRALTRFMRGDILEIFMVRNLCTICPHQFGNWTRYVSHSCRPSTQFTTRTIGDRVVCTLEAIRDILPFEEITVGYGDRYWSSADYACLCGHCDGSGIE